A genomic window from Methanobrevibacter sp. includes:
- a CDS encoding radical SAM protein: MKVTFLNPPQTNSKYKFLGVVAPSLGIGYMAAVLEQHNIDVDVLDASALELTYEEIGEEILKRNPDIVSISALTPTIGVALDSADKIKQVKPDTIVVLGGYHPTFEYKSVLEEESVDVVVRGEGEYTLLELVRTIENNGDLFNVEGLAFHDENDGSLIVTPDRPIIENLDELPFPAFHLFPMEKYRILNITTNVATIITTRGCPMQCSFCSSAALHGHKLRRRSVENVVNEIEMRLMEQNIDTIAFMDDTFTLNKRFVKEFCSEIKKRDLKFWWGCTSRVDTLDRDLLQTMKDAGCITIFIGVESADQQMLEKMNKNITVSKTENAFKLAREVGIRSIASCVIGMPEDTIKSMKQTIKFVKKLNPNYALYSLATPYPGTRFYNETFKKNLINIKDWSKYTLINPVLKTVDCSSEELRKIQKKAFIGFYLRPNYLIRQVSTDGLILLKTIFGIAKQLISKQTNGNTDYNKTNVNKVGK, encoded by the coding sequence ATGAAGGTAACTTTTCTCAATCCTCCTCAAACAAATTCAAAATATAAATTTTTAGGCGTTGTAGCGCCGTCATTAGGAATCGGATATATGGCTGCAGTACTGGAACAGCACAATATCGATGTTGATGTACTGGATGCTTCAGCGCTGGAATTAACCTATGAAGAAATCGGTGAAGAGATTTTAAAAAGAAATCCTGATATTGTATCCATCAGTGCATTAACACCAACCATCGGAGTTGCACTTGATTCAGCCGACAAAATAAAACAGGTAAAACCTGATACAATAGTTGTTTTAGGAGGTTATCATCCTACTTTTGAATATAAAAGCGTTTTGGAAGAAGAAAGCGTTGATGTAGTTGTTAGAGGAGAAGGAGAGTACACTTTACTTGAACTTGTCAGGACAATTGAAAATAACGGTGATTTATTTAATGTTGAGGGATTGGCATTCCATGATGAAAATGACGGTTCATTAATAGTTACTCCAGACAGACCAATAATTGAAAATCTGGATGAACTGCCGTTTCCTGCTTTCCATTTATTCCCAATGGAAAAGTATAGAATCCTAAACATTACAACCAATGTTGCAACCATCATTACCACACGGGGATGTCCTATGCAATGTTCCTTCTGCTCATCAGCCGCCCTTCACGGCCATAAACTGCGCAGAAGATCAGTGGAAAATGTGGTTAATGAAATTGAGATGCGCTTAATGGAGCAGAATATTGACACAATAGCATTTATGGATGATACTTTTACATTAAACAAACGTTTCGTAAAGGAATTCTGTTCTGAAATTAAAAAACGTGACTTGAAATTCTGGTGGGGATGCACTTCAAGAGTCGATACTCTTGATAGGGATTTACTGCAAACAATGAAAGATGCAGGCTGCATAACCATTTTCATTGGTGTTGAAAGTGCAGACCAGCAAATGCTTGAAAAAATGAATAAAAATATTACAGTTTCCAAAACTGAAAACGCATTTAAGCTTGCCCGTGAAGTAGGCATCAGGTCAATTGCATCATGTGTCATCGGCATGCCTGAAGACACCATTAAAAGCATGAAACAGACTATAAAATTTGTTAAAAAACTTAATCCTAATTATGCATTATACAGTCTTGCTACACCATATCCAGGTACCCGATTTTATAATGAAACTTTTAAGAAAAACCTAATCAATATTAAGGACTGGTCAAAATACACTCTTATTAATCCTGTTTTAAAAACCGTGGATTGTTCCAGTGAAGAACTTAGAAAAATCCAAAAAAAAGCGTTTATCGGGTTTTATTTAAGACCAAATTATCTCATTCGCCAGGTTTCAACTGACGGACTGATTTTACTGAAAACAATATTCGGCATTGCAAAACAGTTGATTTCCAAACAGACTAACGGAAATACAGATTACAATAAAACTAATGTAAATAAAGTAGGAAAATAG